The following nucleotide sequence is from Thermoanaerobaculia bacterium.
CGCCGGAGCGCCGAGCATCGCCCCGATTCTAGTGTTCCGACCCGGGGATCGCGACCCCTTCGAGCGTCGGGTCGACGCGGCGGGCCTCGCGCGCCCGAAGTAAGATCGGTCCGTGCACGAATCCGCGTTCGATCACGCGGCCCCGAAGCCCGAGCTCTACGCCGCGCTCGCGAGGTCGCTCGAATCGCTCGTCTCCGACGAGCCGGACGCCATCGCGAATCTTGCCAATGCCGCCGCGCTCGTGTGGGAAGCGCTCCCCGGCATCAACTGGGCCGGCTTCTATCTCCTGCGCGGCGGAGAGCTCGTGCTCGGGCCCTTCCAGGGGCGGCCGGCATGCGTGAGGATCGCTCTCGGAAAAGGCGTCTGCGGCACCGCGGCCGCGTCCCGCGAAACGGTGGTCGTCGAGGACGTGAACCGTTTCCCGGGCCATATCGCGTGCGACGCGGCGTCCCGATCCGAGATCGTCGTTCCGCTCGTCCGCGGCGGGCGCCTCCTCGGGGTGCTCGACGTGGACGCGCCGGCGGTCGGCCGGTTCGACGGAGACGACCGCCGGGGCCTCGAGGCCGTCGCGGCGGTCGTCTCGGAAAAGCTCCCCGAAACCGGATTCTGACGAGCGCGCCGCCCGGAGGCGGATCCTGGAGTTCGTCCTTCCTCAGCGCCGCGCGGCCCACAGTCCGGCCCCGGCGAGCAGAAGACCGAGCATCGCGAGTCCCGGCCACGACAGCATCGGAACCGGCGAGGCGCTTTCCGCCTGATTCGTCAACGCGAACGTCTGGAAGATCGGTTTCTCGATCGTCGTGTGGAAGACGTACGCTCCCGCGCCATACGAGCCCGGGGTGCCGTTGGCCGTCGCCGTGACCTCCGCGAC
It contains:
- a CDS encoding GAF domain-containing protein; its protein translation is MHESAFDHAAPKPELYAALARSLESLVSDEPDAIANLANAAALVWEALPGINWAGFYLLRGGELVLGPFQGRPACVRIALGKGVCGTAAASRETVVVEDVNRFPGHIACDAASRSEIVVPLVRGGRLLGVLDVDAPAVGRFDGDDRRGLEAVAAVVSEKLPETGF